A genomic region of Paramormyrops kingsleyae isolate MSU_618 chromosome 19, PKINGS_0.4, whole genome shotgun sequence contains the following coding sequences:
- the pnocb gene encoding prepronociceptin b, whose protein sequence is METPLLTLLLLLCLTVPGHCDCQRDCLSCRVPLPEKQVFSTLACLVECKERASLGLTWDLCHRYGELLQPHSLPVEVTVLKKGMDEAPTLTPMDLESGGQEFSEALERFHHAARALGLDGTSWEAAQILDPRLPRQLRTEEEEGEGGAADEDDGDREDDGKLQEAAISLSKRFGGFLKGKYGYRKLMGPGRSLQKRYGGFIGIRKSARKWHNQKRFSELLKQYLGMRTRPE, encoded by the exons ATGGAGACCCCCCTGTTGACTCTGCTGCTGCTTCTCTGCCTCACTGTGCCGGGACACTGCGACTGCCAGAGGGACTGCCTCTCCTGCAGGGTGCCCCTCCCTGAAAAGCAGGTCTTCAGCACCCTG GCTTGTCTGGTCGAGTGCAAGGAGAGGGCCTCCCTGGGACTTACCTGGGACTTGTGTCATAGGTACGGGGAGCTCTTGCAGCCCCACTCCTTGCCTGTAGAGGTCACTGTGCTAAAGAAGGGGATGGACGAGGCACCCACTCTAACACCCATGGACCTGGAGAGCGGAGGCCAGGAGTTCTCCGAAGCCCTGGAGCGGTTCCACCACGCAGCACGGGCCCTGGGCCTTGATGGAACGTCCTGGGAGGCTGCTCAGATCTTGGACCCCCGTCTTCCTCGGCAGCTCAGGACCgaggaggaagagggagaggGTGGAGCGGCAGATGAGGATGATGGGGACCGTGAGGATGATGGGAAGTTGCAAGAGGCGGCCATCAGCCTGTCCAAGCGATTTGGCGGCTTCCTGAAGGGGAAGTACGGATACAGGAAGTTGATGGGCCCCGGCAGGAGCCTGCAGAAGCGATACGGCGGCTTCATAGGCATCCGCAAGTCGGCCCGCAAGTGGCACAACCAGAAACGCTTCAGCGAGCTCCTCAAGCAGTACCTGGGCATGAGGACCCGGCCAGAGTGA